A region of the Ctenopharyngodon idella isolate HZGC_01 chromosome 2, HZGC01, whole genome shotgun sequence genome:
GACAAGCTAAACCTATGGGCAACTATGGGCAGCCGGTCACAGGACCTGGGATCTCCAGCAACCCATTCATGGTAAGCAAGTCAATTGCTATGAAGTATGAAGGATACTctttatttattgctttaaagcgttagttcacccaaaaattaaatttctgtcattaattactcaccttcatgtcattccaaagaccttcattcatcttcagaacacaaattaagatatttttgataaaatccgagagctttctgatcccCCAGAGAAAGCAGTGCGGAatgcaattaccactttcaagggccagaaaggtagtaaagacatcgttaaaatagtccatgtgactacagtggttcaaccttaattttatgaagtgacgagaatcatttttgtgcgcaaaaaaaaaaacgactttagtcaacagtttcttctcttctgtgtcagtcTCTGATGCTTTTCACATTTCATAAACACAATGCAgctcttccaggttctacgtcagaacgccggctcagtattagcaggctcctgcatcagcaccATAAGCATGCATTGTGCTGTTCACGTGAACAGTGtcggagactgacatggaaaagaaattgttgaatgaagtcgttatttttgttttttgtttgcgcacaaaaagtattctcgtcgcttcataaaattaaggttgaaacctttactacctttctgggccttgaaagtggtaattgcgttgctgtctatgggggatcagaaagctctcatcacaaatatcttaatttgtgttctgaaaatgaacgaaggtcttacgggtttggaacaaaatgagggtgggtaattaatggcagaattttcattttgggtgaaccctttaacaGAGTGGTTCTCAACGTTTTTGACTTGAAGGCCCTCTTCTGGTATTTCGGCTGCGATCATGACAAAGTAACTTTTTTACTAACAGAAAATGGGAGTGTTGATATTTGAATTAACcagtatttattttgtaattcctGAAATTTAAAGAACTGTGTtcaaaaaaagaccaaaaaaacTATAGTTATTGAGGGGGAAAATATGATTTCTGTTtacatcttgttttttttttttgttttttttagcattttagttaattttgaatatattaatattttaataatactgatataaatgttattaataacaatatgtTAATATAAGCAATTTTAAGTCACCCTGCAGCCCTCTCAGAAGTTTGAGCCGATCTAATTTGAGAAACACTGATTTAAATCATCACATCCAAACATTGTTTACTTAGAACGTTTTACATATAGTTTGTTTGGAGTAATTTATTTGGAATCAAGTTAGTTTGGTTTGTTTATGCATATATTAAGATTTTGACAATAAAGACTATTGGACCAGCGTCACCGATCCCACTCCCCCAAAAAATGGACACTGTACTGACATTTATTGATGTGGATCATCATGTTTtatgtaaaatgacactgatGGCGGAGAGTTTAATGTAGAGAGAGTGGTCAACACAATAATTCATTCCCTTACCttatcttgacaaactaaaactCTTTTCAGATGACacttcacaaaaatacatttatttctgcATGTGTAAAACTTTTTCAATTAGCACCAGACTACTGAACGCaccttttaaaggattagttcactttaaaatgaaaattaccccatgatttactcacccttaagccatcctaggtgtatatgactttcttctttctgatgaacacaattggagttatattaataaatatttttgaactgcgagagttttacactttctttgtaagttgaatacagaaggcggtctggcagaagctagatatttaactttataacttgttaaatatggatatttttcttacacgaACACATCACttagcttcagaaggcctttattaacccctcggagtacatttataatggatggatgctctttcttgagctttatactcattggtcccattcactgccattataaagctcggatgcgtcaggatatttattaatataactccgattgtgttcatcagaaagaagaaagtcatatacacctaggatggcttgagggtgagtaaatcttgtggtaagatttcattttaaagtgaactaatcctttaatgtcttGATTGCAGTCTTGATTCTTAATGGTTTTACGTCTATTGTACTTTATATTGGGCCACATTAAACATAATGTGTTCTCAAGTCTTCTTATCCACAATTATTATGATAATTTGAAGTAGAACTTAATATAATTGAATATTGcttttttgaaaagtaacaGTACTTCTAATGCGCTTCTAAATCTGCAATACGTTGTTGCTTGATGGCATAAATTATGAATCTAACCTTCAGAACAATGTTTCTTTATCCACTCTGATGCTTACGTTTGCCTTCTCTTGTCATCTTCTCTTCAGGGTGGAGGGCCGGCTGGACAGTACCCAACAGGAGGTTCCTCCACAAACCCCTTTCTCTAAAGCGCTTTTTCCACCACATTTCATCATGCACACATTCCGCATCACCAATGCTCTAAACATTGTCTTCAAGAATCTGAAAGTATTCAGATTTTGTATTTACTGCACTGAGTCTTTGACATTTCTAGAGAAAGAGCTGTGGATACGCAGGTGATGGTCTTCCCCACCCATCGGTGTATTCTGGACAAAAATCCACGATTGTCCCTCCTCATATATGCCTTCAGCGCAATAAGTAATGTTTTATGCCTAGAAAGTAAGCTCCTTGTGCATATCAGCATTTGTAAtccttttaaaaacatgttattcaCAAAGAGAAACTGACGGAACAGCAGAACACAATGGTGTCTAGGGATGCTGTGATTAGCTGTACAAACAACTTCAGTTTGTCCTTAGCACCTGCTCTAGCAGAAATGTTTCGTTCAGTCGAGGCGAAAACACATTGTGAGGAATAGACGCCACTAATCGCCTCAAGGAGGTAAGAAAACATGGTTTGGATTAAAACCTGACACATATTGTAAAGGCAGAGGAGCTCAGCACAAGCGGCTATGTAGATAAAGCAGGTGTCTACAGCACAAAAGGGCCGAGTAGATGTAAGTGGTAGAGTACGCTTTTCTATGATCTCCCCTCGGGGTCTCTATAGCCGCACCTTGGGAAATTGGCAGGTCTGACCTGCGGTGTTCTCCGTCGATGGATTTTTGACCACATCAAAAGTTACCATTACAGGAATACAAGTTAAtgtgtacatatataaatatatgtataaaatattaaatgatttttaactACTGTGTTACATGTGcctgtttgtgcttttttgtcACACTTCATTGAGCAAAGCTAGAGTTTTTAGTTCTCAATTATGTTGATTATCACGTATGAATAATTAGAGGAAATTAATCAATTTGTTTTTGTAGTCAAGTTTTTACAAGATTATCTCCCACCCTAACAGATATTagacactcttaaaaataaaggttatttaGTGGCATTAATGGTTCTGTGAAGAACCTTTCTATTTCACAAatggttctttatagtggaaaaaggttctttagattgttaaaatgttcttcacactataACAAATtggttattttaagaactgtaGGTTCTTTTGGGAAACCAAAATGGTTCTCTGGAATCGCAACGAAaaaccccttttggaacctGTTTTTTTTAGGAGTGGGAATGTAGGGACATGTAAATAATAGCAAAGGAAgagaagacatttttaatgatggaaaaaaaacgGATTCATCCTAACTACTGGAGCAAGTAATAAACGTGAAATAACTGAACCAAAATAACACGCACAGGCTGTGACGCCTATTTTTATTTTCCTGTATGAACAGTCATTAATTACATATTCTTTAGAACAGTTTTGTTTAACGCATTTATCTAGCTTATAATTAGAGTATTATCAGAGGGTCATCATTTCTAAATTTGTTCTGTTAAAGCTGCCAGATGAAATAACTTCAATCATCCATTTTATTTCTCGTCACAATAGACGACTTATGTCGAgctattaaatgttttgtttattggtGTATACAGTGGATTAATGAATTATTCAGACCCcttcatttttcacattttatgttGCAGCCGTATGCTACAATGCGCGCgacactgtaatatttatatttgcgAGTTTGCCACAATTTTCGTGAAAACACAAATATTCGTCTGATAAAGAGAAATGCGTTCATTCATCCAGTTAGTAGGAGAAGCATCCAGCCACCTATCAAACGTGATATAAAAATATGGCGATTATGAATGTGAAATCACGCTGATATTTACCCCTGGAGATGATGACGCAAACTGTGGAGTTTCTGTTGTCCTGGTAACGCGTCAACGGTATCCGGGAATGGCGAGCTTGCTGGGAGAAACTCTGTTTGAGATCAGTGGACAAGGTCCTGCACCTATGAAGGACTATTTCCACTTTGCAATTACACAGTCTGAGGTTTGTTagcttttttaatattgttaatacCAATGCTTTACTCTTGCAGCAGCTTTATGACCAAAAGTTtgctatttgtttgtttatctcTTCTCTTCTAGATCCTCCAACTCAATGCTAAATTTTACACAAATGTTAACGCTGGAATTAAATTTGTTAAGAAAATGAAATTAACACTTCTGTGTCTTCATCCGGTCCGAAATGGTAGACTTTTGGCTGTAACGTAAACTTTTATTAACCCATGTTGAGCATAGAGTTGATTCTGAAcctaaatggttgtaattcctGAATGATTTGGAATACAAAGCTAAAGTTGGTCTTTTTAAGGAAGGCACTCAGCAGATTATTGCAAAAGcacttcaaaaaatgaaagtgtaaGAAAAAGTTAGGCTATAGAAGTTTGTTTGCTGTAAAGCAAATGTACCGAActaaccatttttattttatacaaaatatatattttacaaaataatttggatGCTAATATTGCTAGAAAAACAAAGCCATGTGTCTAACCAAGTTGTTATAATTTGAAGCTGATTTAACAAAAACTGAAAAGGTATTAAAGTACAGTTTTCATGGTAACACCATGTCTAATTTCAAAACTGTTCTCACATGatgaattttgagtgtttaatattttgaatgataaGTTACCTAATTTATGGTGATTACTAAATTATGTGATGGTGAAAAAAGCCAACAAAAAAGCAGGCCAAGtgtcacttaaagggatagttcacccaaaaatgaaaattatgtcatcctcaatgttgtttcaaacctgtatgaatttctttccaaagaagatattttgaagaatatgggtaacaaAACAtatgatgggccccattgacttacatAGTATTTTgttctccatactatggaagtcagtggggccccaTCAACTGTATGGTTAccaacgttcttcaaaatatcttcttttgtgttcagcagaagaatgaaattcatacaggtttggaacaacttgagggtgagtaaatgatgacagaagtttaatttttgggtgaaccattccTTCAACAAGCTAAACTAGCTGCAATCATCACATTGAAGTTTAAAAGATACATAAAGAAACTTTTGGTTACTACTCAGGATCCTACAACATAACACTCTGGAGATGACTAAAAGCCACTATGCacctaaaaaagaaaagaaaaatgtaggaAAAATGCTCTGTTTTTATGTCTCGGTTTTATTGTAGACTATTATTTATGATAATTATGAACATCCCTCACTCCAGGTTATTTGGAGCTGGTGGAAGATTTCTTTGAGATCAGACTGCAGGAACACACCACCAGGACAACTGAGAGAATCACATGAAGACTTTTTAGAAGACAGCCGTCTGCAAAGTAAGTTATTCAGCAACTTTACTTGTGCTTGCTTCCTTACTATTCTAGACATACACTTCATGTTTAAGCtacatttcaaataaagtgTGTGAAGTGTCTTAATCTAGCCTGTTTCTCATTCAATGACAAATTCAATGAACAACCTGGTCCGTCTCTTCCAGATCAAGTGGCCATGGTATTCGGTCCTCGCATCTTGCAGTACTCCAAAAACTTATGCCAAGGCCACTATGATTACATTGCCCGTCTCCCAAATGCTTTACTTTTCACCATCATGGCACATCTAGACCTTGAAGACATTTCAGGTCTTTCACGCACCTGCCGTAAGTTTAGAGAGGTAAGGCCTGTTGTAATTTCAAGAGTCATTGAGCCAAACCAAGTGCCATTAGTAATAAAATAGCTCAAGCACACTTTTCAAGAaaaatttttcacataaaatgtttgtaaaatgttttaaatttattacaaattGTAAATTGctgtttgtatgtatgttaaATGGTTACATTGAAGTGTATGTGCTTTctgattttttgtttgtttttttctctctccagcTTTGTAACTCCGAGGAGTTCTGGGAGCAGACTGTAAGGAAGCATTGTGACACTGTGACTCCAACAGTGGAAGCTTTAGCTAAGGAGGTTGGCTGGAGGACAATTTTCTTCACTAACAAGCTGCAGCTGCAGATGCAGATTAGCCGCCGGAAGCAGAAGGAGAATCAGCCTTGTGAAGATAAAAATGAGCCAAGTTCCTCTTCTGTTCCTTTGGAGTAAATGGCTTAAGACCCTATTCAATGTCTGATTAAGACTTTCTTTCTCAGAACACCATTTTTGCTTGTTTCATACATGGAAGATTCACTGTTGAAAATAGTGTGCACGTTGACTTAGTTGTACATCTGGCAGACTGTTACATTTTTCTCAAATCTAAAAAGTTTTTGAGCCAAAGTCCAGTTTTGAGGCAAAAACCAAATGTACTTTGCATTTCACAACTTGTAAGACAAACTCATAATCACTCATTTTCTGgcataattattacattatttggagttattttaatacatatcCAGATTTTTTAGAGCGTAAGTTCTTTACTCTACCAGACATAACGGATAACTCCTACAGTTCCAACAGTATTGTCCTGTTCAGATGCCAATTTTTGTGACGAGGAATCTAATATTTATGATATATACAAATTTTGAATGTTGTGTTATTGCAAGAACACTcttgttttattcattaaaaataaaaattgcattttaatgataaaatatattctatatttttttatattcatttatttagtaaAAACCCTAGAATAAAAATACCTTTTAGCTCAgtttcttaagaaaaaaaattccaatCCAATTATTTCACAGCTCAACTCTTTTGTTGGCTTCCTTTCAATTCATTAAACCTGCCAAAACCAATCATCTCTCAAATATTCATAGTCACAGGAGAAGTGCCAAATTATCATCTCAGCTCTGGTTCGTCGTTTTAAATAACGTATGCTTGAGATAACAAGACTTTAGTTATTTATGAGCATGTGGTCAAAACACACCCCTCATACGCTCGGTAGATTACTGTTGCATGGCATTGTGTCACAACACAGGAAAAACCATGCGTGGGGGGATGTTCGAAACCTGAGATGCTGTGACTAGACCACTGGCTGCAGGTGAGAATCACTCAAGCGATTTGCATCTGTGAATAAGCTTGACAAAGAAAGGATACTGAAAGGCAAAATTGTTCACTTAGGATTGAGGAAGCAAGGCAGGAGGTGTTTCTGAGATTgaattatgatttattaatcAAGCCTGAACAAGTGACAGACCAAAAATGACCAATACCAGCGATCAAACAGGTGAGTGGATTTCTAGATTTTTTTCACACTGCAATATATTGTCCAgaaatttgtatttgttttcttaAATACAATCTGCTTCAGTAAACTGTTGGATTTTATCGCTATAATGTAACTAAAATGACTccattatttttatatgattttatattctcattctccatttaacattgtttttttggtctttttttctttcctcagGGCTCACCAGCTCCAGTCTAGCAGAAAGCAACAGGCTCTTAGAGACCATTAAAGCATTTGTCCACTTTGGAGCTTTCATTGTCACTGGTCTCTTCGCCTGCCTCATCATAGCAACAGTGCGGCACAACCAGGAGCTGCGTCAGAACCCTCGTTACGTCCTGTTGTGTCAGCACTGCGTCTGTGTGTCCGGCTTCAACATCATGGGCGCAGCCGTGCACAGTCTTCGCAGTCTGCGTTGGCCGATTTTTCGAATCACCTGCTGGATCCTCTTCGACCTGCAGGTGGTGATGGCACGAGGTTTGATGATCACCCTCACGCTGATGTCCGTCAGCACCTGTCTGTCTATTTGCATGCCACTCCGTTACCCCATTCTGGTCCAGCGCTTCCACCGCTGGGTCATGCTGGTGGCTTGCATTCTAGCCCTGCTCAACCCCATAGTTTTTACCATCCTAGCCTGTGTGCGTTCTCCATGGGATCATGTGGTTGGGCTGGACACCGAGTGCTCTACGGCTTTGGAAGGTACAGCTTGCATTGCCAGTGCTTTAgcgttgctgttattgctggtgCTGCTCATCATTGGAAGCTACGTGGCGATTTATCTGGAAGGTAGACGTGCTGGCCATTTCACGCGATCCAACAGTAAAGGCCGTCACACCATTCTCATCCACAGCCTGCAGATAAGCCTGCACCTCCTGCCCTCCGTCATCATCATCTCCCGGCATCAGGAGACGCTCCCTGTGGCATTGGCAATTTTTGTCATCTTCAGTTTTGCGCAGTCACTGAGCCCTGTGGTGTTCGGCCTGCGCTGCAAAGAGCTCTACAAGGAGATGCTACATTTCCTGCCATGGTTCTGGGGAACTTGTAGTGGCTGTGGGCACGTTGGCAGCATGGATACCATCAGCACTGGGACAATAACCAGTGCAGAGACCGCAGCCAGTATAGAGACTAACACCTCTGCCAGCATGGCCACCATCACCCCATCTGCCATTATCACAGAATGTGAGGGTGAGAAAGAGAGGTCAGACTTCATAGAGTTAACTGTGTAAGTTAGAAACAAGCTGGACAAGGTGAAAAGTCTCTACAGTGTTAAAAGGTAATTGGCATTTTAAAATCCTAGAGACAGTGGCACCTCAATTTAAAAACACAGAGGGAGGTCGAGAGAAGAAATGAAACTGAGTTTGtctggttttgtttctttttttaatcccagatagagaataaaaaattaaacatcaaaagtttgaggtcagtaataatttattcagcaaggatgcattaaattgatcaaaagtgacagtaaagacttttacattgttacaaaacaaatgctgttctttctattcaactttctattcatcaaataatactgaaaaaagtgtatcacggttttcacaaaaatattaagcagcacaactgttttcaacattgataataaattgataatgaatgatttctgaaggatcatgtgaaaaaaaaaaacatcagctttgccatcacaggaataagttacattttaaaatatattcaaatagaacacagttattttaaattgtaataatatttcatgatattattaatgtgtttactagtttttattaaacaattgtagccttggtgagcataattgACTTCTTTCAATACATGTTTACACTATGTTTATATGAAGGTTTTTTCATATAAAACCTTCAAATTTAGGTGGTTTGTGAGAAATTTGATGTATTTTGTCCATAATATGTCATTTTGAGACTTATCtgtctaaatatgttttttcaCTGATTTCACTGTAAGTTTGCAGTCTTTATAATGTCATTTGCACATCTGAGGAATAAATGACACATCTGACTCACATTTCTGCTAGATCACACTACATGCAAATAggtgtgaaactggtagttgtTAAACTTTTCACCAGATGATGTGTCCTCACTTGAATTTCTGTAGAACAAGTCACGCTAAGGATTAAACGATTACATTTGCATATAATTGTTTTGCACAATTGTGTTTGAATGGGACGCTGCTAAGCTAGTATGTATTTAAGCCTTAAAGACTAGAGTTTGATTCTCTATCTCTGTGttcaaataatatatacattctAGAAATTTTCATTCTAATTACTTTattcttttgaaagaagttaTTCTCTGGTATACCATGCAGGCCTCATCAAGTTTGGGTAACATTTATAAGACAATAAGTTACCATTGTTAGTTTGTTATTCATAATATATAAACAGATGTTAaggtttaatataaaaaataataataataactgtaaataataaactaataatgCATGCTGTATAAGTAAGTTTGTTGATTAaagccttattgtaaagtattgatgcatgttttgattgttttatttagtgtaTTCTGGAAAGGGATTTAGTATAAGATTAGTATATATTTAGATTAGTATAAGTgatatcatttaatttaattattttgtcatATGAAGTAGTCTACCCATTAATGTTTCCTTTCTGcatgttttttcttctgttgtttattCCTGAAAAGAGTACGCATTAAATGGGTGGTTCAGTGGTTTTTTTCTTGGCTTGATTGTGCTTATGgggcgcagtttaacatgtcttaatgcttcgttttcaaaaaaaaaaaaaaaaaaatagcaacataatacatttaaaagacatgtacaaacaaaaaaaaacgtactTACAGTTaggggcccataaacagcagcttctgcttttaaagtggaaaCTGTTTAATCTCTCAGTATGTTAATAgtctttgtgcaaatccagcattgaactcgtgtagattctggaagctgtcttctgtgccgcatccagtgtagacagtatCACTGaatataatgggttctattatcttttgacgcgGTGCAACGGTGTAGACAATTCTTCCGCTTCCATAATGCCGcgcgacatggcctcgcccactttgttgcgtgttctcgtgggcagggtttatgttaattgcagggtttatgatgtcaccaactcGGGAAGAAtctcgttgtagtccaaaccggtcgtttttgtaggcattaaactgccaaaactttaaaagacaatatctccgtttgcattgaactttttgcgctgtaactttgcagatactgtttatgcattacacactaactaaagttaaaaaagtgaaatcgcaatgaaccacccctttaaaggaacactccactttttttgaaaataggctcattttccaactcccctagagttaaacagttgagttttaccgtttttgaatccattcagccaatctccgggtctggcagtaccacttttagcatagcttagcatagtttattgaatctgattagaccgtaagcatctcgctcaaaaatgaccaaagagtttcgatatttttcctatttaaaacttgactcttctgtctGCATGGTtgcaaatgtctccatgg
Encoded here:
- the fbxo36b gene encoding F-box only protein 36b gives rise to the protein MASLLGETLFEISGQGPAPMKDYFHFAITQSEVIWSWWKISLRSDCRNTPPGQLRESHEDFLEDSRLQNQVAMVFGPRILQYSKNLCQGHYDYIARLPNALLFTIMAHLDLEDISGLSRTCRKFRELCNSEEFWEQTVRKHCDTVTPTVEALAKEVGWRTIFFTNKLQLQMQISRRKQKENQPCEDKNEPSSSSVPLE
- the LOC127499782 gene encoding olfactory receptor 2T2, giving the protein MTNTSDQTGLTSSSLAESNRLLETIKAFVHFGAFIVTGLFACLIIATVRHNQELRQNPRYVLLCQHCVCVSGFNIMGAAVHSLRSLRWPIFRITCWILFDLQVVMARGLMITLTLMSVSTCLSICMPLRYPILVQRFHRWVMLVACILALLNPIVFTILACVRSPWDHVVGLDTECSTALEGTACIASALALLLLLVLLIIGSYVAIYLEGRRAGHFTRSNSKGRHTILIHSLQISLHLLPSVIIISRHQETLPVALAIFVIFSFAQSLSPVVFGLRCKELYKEMLHFLPWFWGTCSGCGHVGSMDTISTGTITSAETAASIETNTSASMATITPSAIITECEGEKERSDFIELTV